From the Sebastes fasciatus isolate fSebFas1 chromosome 3, fSebFas1.pri, whole genome shotgun sequence genome, one window contains:
- the LOC141764906 gene encoding uncharacterized protein LOC141764906 isoform X1, translating to MQQIEMADYVNERPRREQKRRRDTTQTERRLCHLLFLGFGVLFIIQAILNISLRLTLYSSKESTQSNSNATDFSDQNQVKENDCERKKPGEYNRSQERINALTRDKNLLENRNTNLTNMIKNLEEERDRLRLRDISGAKTPDLEAVIKNLAEEGEDLKRKLSTVATNCEPRWVSFNHSFYYFSSNFKSWQESREDCQQRGADLMIINSKEEQDFGSQFKRNTWIGLTDRETEGTWKWVDGTALGTSYWYPGEPNNHNGTEDCGEIWNSEKNNNWNDVQCKKQNYWICEKVGPP from the exons ATGCAGCAAATAGAGATGGCAGATTATGTTAATGAGCGACCAAGACGTGAGCAGAAACGCAGACGGGATACAACTCAAACAG AGAGAAGACTCTGTCACCTGCTTTTTCTCGGCTTTGGCGTGCTGTTTATCATACAAGCCATTCTCAATATTTCTCTACGTCTTACAT TGTACTCAAGCAAGGAATCAACCCAGTCAAACAGCAACGCAACTGATTTCAGCGACCAAAACCAGGTGAAAGAAAATGATTGTGAGAGAAAGAAGCCTGGCGAGTACAACAGATCTCAAGAAAGAATCAACGCCTTGACCAGAGACAAAAACCTGCTTGAAAACAGAAACACCAATCTCACCAACATGATAAAGAActtggaggaggagagagacaggctgAGGCTGAGGG ACATTTCTGGTGCGAAGACGCCAGATCTTGAGGCCGTTATCAAAAACCTGGCTGAAGAGGGAGAAGATTTGAAGAGGAAGCTGAGCACCGTTG CTACTAACTGCGAACCACGATGGGTGTCTTTCAACCACAGTTTCTATTACTTTTCATCCAATTTCAAGTCCTGGCAAGAGAGTAGAGAAGACTGTCAGCAAAGAGGTGCAGACCTGATGATCATCAACAGCAAAGAGGAGCAG GACTTTGGAAGTCAATTCAAGCGGAACACATGGATCGGACtgactgacagagagacagaggggacaTGGAAATGGGTGGATGGGACTGCACTGGGCACAAG CTACTGGTACCCTGGGGAGCCCAACAACCACAACGGCACAGAAGACTGTGGAGAAATATGgaactctgaaaaaaacaacaactggaaCGATGTACAATGTAAAAAGCAAAACTACTGGATCTGTGAAAAGGTGGGGCCTCCATAA
- the LOC141764906 gene encoding uncharacterized protein LOC141764906 isoform X2 → MQQIEMADYVNERPRREQKRRRDTTQTERRLCHLLFLGFGVLFIIQAILNISLRLTLYSSKESTQSNSNATDFSDQNQVKENDCERKKPGEYNRSQERINALTRDKNLLENRNTNLTNMIKNLEEERDRLRLRDISGAKTPDLEAVIKNLAEEGEDLKRKLSTVATNCEPRWVSFNHSFYYFSSNFKSWQESREDCQQRGADLMIINSKEEQEFGSQLERDTWIGLTDSETEGIWKWVDGTALGASYWYPGEPNDHENEDCGEIKVYGKEISWNDKSCKKLNYWICEKVGPP, encoded by the exons ATGCAGCAAATAGAGATGGCAGATTATGTTAATGAGCGACCAAGACGTGAGCAGAAACGCAGACGGGATACAACTCAAACAG AGAGAAGACTCTGTCACCTGCTTTTTCTCGGCTTTGGCGTGCTGTTTATCATACAAGCCATTCTCAATATTTCTCTACGTCTTACAT TGTACTCAAGCAAGGAATCAACCCAGTCAAACAGCAACGCAACTGATTTCAGCGACCAAAACCAGGTGAAAGAAAATGATTGTGAGAGAAAGAAGCCTGGCGAGTACAACAGATCTCAAGAAAGAATCAACGCCTTGACCAGAGACAAAAACCTGCTTGAAAACAGAAACACCAATCTCACCAACATGATAAAGAActtggaggaggagagagacaggctgAGGCTGAGGG ACATTTCTGGTGCGAAGACGCCAGATCTTGAGGCCGTTATCAAAAACCTGGCTGAAGAGGGAGAAGATTTGAAGAGGAAGCTGAGCACCGTTG CTACTAACTGCGAACCACGATGGGTGTCTTTCAACCACAGTTTCTATTACTTTTCATCCAATTTCAAGTCCTGGCAAGAGAGTAGAGAAGACTGTCAGCAAAGAGGTGCAGACCTGATGATCATCAACAGCAAAGAGGAGCAG GAATTTGGAAGTCAATTAGAGCGGGACACATGGATCGGACTGactgacagtgagacagagggGATATGGAAATGGGTGGATGGGACTGCACTGGGCGCAAG CTACTGGTACCCTGGGGAGCCCAACGACCACGAAAATGAAGACTGTGGAGAAATAAAGGTCTATGGAAAAGAAATCAGCTGGAATGATAAATCATGTAAGAAGCTAAACTACTGGATCTGTGAAAAGGTGGGGCCTCCATAA